One genomic window of Arachis hypogaea cultivar Tifrunner chromosome 8, arahy.Tifrunner.gnm2.J5K5, whole genome shotgun sequence includes the following:
- the LOC112707851 gene encoding probable protein phosphatase 2C 22 isoform X1, with translation MEEIEGFNCGESKSPIDGRPPNPPSSAASAFRQCHHNKKPLVRHPSLQMMTKLSDVSAEPERATEDCQSDFLPKLRSGGCGNMGFRSSMEDVYVCVDNFMQENGLKNHIDGPSAFYGVFDGHGGKHAADFACHHLPKFIIQDDDFPSDIERIIASAFLQTDNAFAEACSLDATLASGTTALAALVIGRQLVVANAGDCRAVLCRRGKAIEMSRDHKPVCMKEKKRIEASGGYVYDGYLNGQLNVARAIGDWHVEGMKSRGGGPLSAEPEFMSTKLTAEDEFLIIGCDGIWDVFRSQNAVDFARRRLQEHNDPTMCSKDLVDEALKRKSGDNLSAVVICFQQQPPPNLVVPRSRVHRSFSAEGLRELQSFLDNLGN, from the exons ATGGAGGAAATTGAAGGGTTCAATTGTGGTGAAAGTAAGAGCCCCATTGATGGTCGACCTCCGAATCCACCTTCTTCTGCTGCCTCTGCCTTTCGCCAATGCCATCACAACAAGAAACCCCTTGTTCGCCATCCTTCTCTT CAGATGATGACAAAACTTTCTGATGTATCCGCTGAACCGGAGCGTGCCACTGAAGATTGTCAGTCTGATTTCCTTCCAAAACTTCGTTCTGGAGGATGTGGTAATATGGGGTTCCGGTCAAGTATGGAAGATGTTTATGTTTGCGTTGACAACTTTATGCAAGAGAATGGACTCAAGAACCATATAGACGGACCTAGTGCTTTCTACGGG GTATTTGATGGACATGGTGGAAAGCATGCTGCTGATTTTGCTTGCCACCATTTGCCAAAGTTCATTATTCAAGATGATGATTTTCCAAGTGATATTGAGAGGATAATTGCTTCAGCATTTCTGCAAACGGACAATGCCTTCGCAGAAGCCTGCTCTCTGGATGCTACCCTTGCATCTGGCACTACGGCATTGGCTGCTCTTGTTATTGGAAG GCAACTGGTGGTAGCAAATGCTGGAGATTGCCGAGCTGTGCTGTGTCGGCGTGGAAAAGCAATTGAAATGTCAAGAGATCATAAACCTGTGTGCATGAAAGAGAAGAAGCGTATTGAGGCATCTGGGGGATATGTCTATGATGGATATCTTAATGGACAACTCAATGTTGCTCGTGCTATTGGCGACTGGCACGTGGAAGGGATGAAAAGCCGAGGCGGGGGACCACTCAGCGCAGAACCTGAGTTTATGAGTACAAAACTCACCGCCGAGGATGAATTCCTCATAATTGGTTGCGACGGGATTTGGGATGTATTTAGGAGCCAGAATGCAGTGGACTTTGCTCGCCGCAGGCTTCAGGAACATAATGACCCCACCATGTGTAGCAAGGATTTGGTTGATGAGGCTTTAAAAAGAAAGAGTGGAGACAATTTATCTGCTGTTGTAATTTGCTTCCAGCAACAACCTCCGCCTAACTTGGTGGTGCCGCGCTCGAGAGTGCACAGGAGCTTCTCTGCCGAAGGCTTGAGGGAGTTGCAAAGCTTCCTGGATAACTTAGGTAATTGA
- the LOC112707851 gene encoding probable protein phosphatase 2C 22 isoform X2: MEEIEGFNCGESKSPIDGRPPNPPSSAASAFRQCHHNKKPLVRHPSLMMTKLSDVSAEPERATEDCQSDFLPKLRSGGCGNMGFRSSMEDVYVCVDNFMQENGLKNHIDGPSAFYGVFDGHGGKHAADFACHHLPKFIIQDDDFPSDIERIIASAFLQTDNAFAEACSLDATLASGTTALAALVIGRQLVVANAGDCRAVLCRRGKAIEMSRDHKPVCMKEKKRIEASGGYVYDGYLNGQLNVARAIGDWHVEGMKSRGGGPLSAEPEFMSTKLTAEDEFLIIGCDGIWDVFRSQNAVDFARRRLQEHNDPTMCSKDLVDEALKRKSGDNLSAVVICFQQQPPPNLVVPRSRVHRSFSAEGLRELQSFLDNLGN; this comes from the exons ATGGAGGAAATTGAAGGGTTCAATTGTGGTGAAAGTAAGAGCCCCATTGATGGTCGACCTCCGAATCCACCTTCTTCTGCTGCCTCTGCCTTTCGCCAATGCCATCACAACAAGAAACCCCTTGTTCGCCATCCTTCTCTT ATGATGACAAAACTTTCTGATGTATCCGCTGAACCGGAGCGTGCCACTGAAGATTGTCAGTCTGATTTCCTTCCAAAACTTCGTTCTGGAGGATGTGGTAATATGGGGTTCCGGTCAAGTATGGAAGATGTTTATGTTTGCGTTGACAACTTTATGCAAGAGAATGGACTCAAGAACCATATAGACGGACCTAGTGCTTTCTACGGG GTATTTGATGGACATGGTGGAAAGCATGCTGCTGATTTTGCTTGCCACCATTTGCCAAAGTTCATTATTCAAGATGATGATTTTCCAAGTGATATTGAGAGGATAATTGCTTCAGCATTTCTGCAAACGGACAATGCCTTCGCAGAAGCCTGCTCTCTGGATGCTACCCTTGCATCTGGCACTACGGCATTGGCTGCTCTTGTTATTGGAAG GCAACTGGTGGTAGCAAATGCTGGAGATTGCCGAGCTGTGCTGTGTCGGCGTGGAAAAGCAATTGAAATGTCAAGAGATCATAAACCTGTGTGCATGAAAGAGAAGAAGCGTATTGAGGCATCTGGGGGATATGTCTATGATGGATATCTTAATGGACAACTCAATGTTGCTCGTGCTATTGGCGACTGGCACGTGGAAGGGATGAAAAGCCGAGGCGGGGGACCACTCAGCGCAGAACCTGAGTTTATGAGTACAAAACTCACCGCCGAGGATGAATTCCTCATAATTGGTTGCGACGGGATTTGGGATGTATTTAGGAGCCAGAATGCAGTGGACTTTGCTCGCCGCAGGCTTCAGGAACATAATGACCCCACCATGTGTAGCAAGGATTTGGTTGATGAGGCTTTAAAAAGAAAGAGTGGAGACAATTTATCTGCTGTTGTAATTTGCTTCCAGCAACAACCTCCGCCTAACTTGGTGGTGCCGCGCTCGAGAGTGCACAGGAGCTTCTCTGCCGAAGGCTTGAGGGAGTTGCAAAGCTTCCTGGATAACTTAGGTAATTGA
- the LOC112707851 gene encoding probable protein phosphatase 2C 22 isoform X3 → MMTKLSDVSAEPERATEDCQSDFLPKLRSGGCGNMGFRSSMEDVYVCVDNFMQENGLKNHIDGPSAFYGVFDGHGGKHAADFACHHLPKFIIQDDDFPSDIERIIASAFLQTDNAFAEACSLDATLASGTTALAALVIGRQLVVANAGDCRAVLCRRGKAIEMSRDHKPVCMKEKKRIEASGGYVYDGYLNGQLNVARAIGDWHVEGMKSRGGGPLSAEPEFMSTKLTAEDEFLIIGCDGIWDVFRSQNAVDFARRRLQEHNDPTMCSKDLVDEALKRKSGDNLSAVVICFQQQPPPNLVVPRSRVHRSFSAEGLRELQSFLDNLGN, encoded by the exons ATGATGACAAAACTTTCTGATGTATCCGCTGAACCGGAGCGTGCCACTGAAGATTGTCAGTCTGATTTCCTTCCAAAACTTCGTTCTGGAGGATGTGGTAATATGGGGTTCCGGTCAAGTATGGAAGATGTTTATGTTTGCGTTGACAACTTTATGCAAGAGAATGGACTCAAGAACCATATAGACGGACCTAGTGCTTTCTACGGG GTATTTGATGGACATGGTGGAAAGCATGCTGCTGATTTTGCTTGCCACCATTTGCCAAAGTTCATTATTCAAGATGATGATTTTCCAAGTGATATTGAGAGGATAATTGCTTCAGCATTTCTGCAAACGGACAATGCCTTCGCAGAAGCCTGCTCTCTGGATGCTACCCTTGCATCTGGCACTACGGCATTGGCTGCTCTTGTTATTGGAAG GCAACTGGTGGTAGCAAATGCTGGAGATTGCCGAGCTGTGCTGTGTCGGCGTGGAAAAGCAATTGAAATGTCAAGAGATCATAAACCTGTGTGCATGAAAGAGAAGAAGCGTATTGAGGCATCTGGGGGATATGTCTATGATGGATATCTTAATGGACAACTCAATGTTGCTCGTGCTATTGGCGACTGGCACGTGGAAGGGATGAAAAGCCGAGGCGGGGGACCACTCAGCGCAGAACCTGAGTTTATGAGTACAAAACTCACCGCCGAGGATGAATTCCTCATAATTGGTTGCGACGGGATTTGGGATGTATTTAGGAGCCAGAATGCAGTGGACTTTGCTCGCCGCAGGCTTCAGGAACATAATGACCCCACCATGTGTAGCAAGGATTTGGTTGATGAGGCTTTAAAAAGAAAGAGTGGAGACAATTTATCTGCTGTTGTAATTTGCTTCCAGCAACAACCTCCGCCTAACTTGGTGGTGCCGCGCTCGAGAGTGCACAGGAGCTTCTCTGCCGAAGGCTTGAGGGAGTTGCAAAGCTTCCTGGATAACTTAGGTAATTGA